GGTGTCATCTGCCGTACATCAGCTATTTCAGCTGGCTTAGGAACGAACTCCTGAGCGTAGATCATCTCACCACCCCCCAGATCGCGTTGATCACCTCCACATGATCTATGTCGGCGGGACAGAACACGGTGCACCTACCGCATCCGACGCAGTAGGGCAGTCCAGTGGCTCTGTTTATCCCACTCTTACAGTTGTACCTGTGAACGAACCTATCCAGCCTGGTTGGCCTGAAGTTGAGACCTCCCGCCACGAGGGCGTGACTCCTAAGGAAGCAGGAGTCCCACCTCCTCTCCCTGAAACCCTCCTTCAGTGAGACGTTGAGGCTCTCCGAAACTTCGTAGCACCTGCAGGTCGGGCAGACCAGGTTACAGGAGCCGCAGGCGAGGCACCTATTGACGAACTCCTTCCAGGATTCGCTATCGTGAAGGGAGTCAACGACGTCCGGCAGGTGGGATGCCAAGAGCTCCTTCTTGAACATGCGTGCTCTTCTCCTCTCGAACTCGGCTAACCTCACGAAGTCCTCCCTCTCCGGCTTCCTCAGGAAGTCAGCCCCCTCGAGGGCCTCCTCTCCCCTCCCGGTGGCCACTCTGATCAGGTAGGAGTCTCCTACTTCATGCAGGAATAGGTCGAAGCCATCATGAGCATAGTCAGTGCCCATGGACCTGCAGAAGCACTCCTCATCGGGTAGACAACTTACCCCCACTAAGAGGGCATTGCGCCTCCTCTCCGAGTAGTAGGGATCGGGGTACTCGTCGATGTATATGGAATCCGTTATCTTGATCGCGTTTATATCGCAGGCATGCAATCCAAACAGCACAAGTCTCCTGGGCCCCTCTCCAACTAGCTCATAACCCCTCTCCCTACTGACCCTCAGGATCCTCTCCCTTGGTCTCGTGAAGTACTTCTTCGGAGGGATCATCGTCCGCGTGTAATCCAGGGACATCTCATCGACGGAGCTTACCTCCCTGAACGCGTAAAATCTACCCATCCTAACTGGCCCGTGAATTTCACCGAATCTCCTTAATGCGCCAAAAAGCTTAGGAAGGTCCTCCTTCACAATTTTGAGGTAGAGCAGCTCTACCACCCTCCCGCGAAGACCGGTCCCTAAATAATAAAAATACACTTCTTCTGTTCGAAATTTCAATAACTATAGATCCTGTCTAACTTAATTATTTTTGCTAAAATATCGCTATCTTCACTAAAAATACATTAATTATACATAAATTGGAAATATATTTGCTAAAAATTTATAAATAAAATTATTTGATACTCACTGTGGCGCTCGGGATGGTACGGATCACCCGTCTCTCCGGCGGAATACCATCCCGTTGATCTGAAATCTATCCAAAAAATGCCACCATTTCTTTCATCGAAGATCGATAATTCAGAGAAATACTAAATATTATCCAATTAAACGGCGTAAAGTTTTACGCACAATCGGCTACCTATGGATGAGGACGGCGTCCCCCTCATTGAGCCCCAGGTCCCGGGCGACGACGGGACACTTCACCATCAGCAGGTGGAATATCCCTTTCAGCTCACCCAGCACCTCATAATTCCCCTGGCCCTTAGATATCACCAAATCGTGTTCCTCTATCCACTTCAAGACCTCATCGGAACCCCTATCCGGCCCCGTCCCGGGCTCCCCGTTGCTGACAGTCCTCAACTCGACGTTGGTTAGCTCAGAGAAGCTCACGTAGTTGAAGTCCTCCGGAGTGGCATCATTTATCATAGGCCCCCCCTTAACTACGAAGGTCACCCTCAGGTTCCTGACGGAGAGCATGGTCTCAACCAAGAGCTTATCGAAGACTATCTCACCAGCGTTATCCGAGAAGTAAAGCACCGAAGAGGAACTACGCAGCTTCCGTCTGAAGGGCTCATAGTGGTCTACCCTCAGCTCAGAGTTGATCAGCTTACTCAGAGTACCCCTCAGATCGTAGGAAGTGTAGGGGCCGAAGTCCATCACGTTCCCAGCTATCGATACCTTTATAGCTGTCTTAAGAGGATCCTCGCTCCTCCTTATGATCTCCTTGCATTCCTTATAGAGCTTTAGGGCCTCATCATTGCTCCTCCTCTTAACCTCAGCGTAGGGATCGCGGCCCGCGTACTTCCTTATTATCGCCTGAACACGGTAATCGATCTCAGGAGGGCTTACATCCCAATCAGCCGATATCAGGTACCTCATGACCTCCCTCTGAGCTTCCTCTATGACTCTATCTTCCAAGGAGACCATCCTCAGGGCATTGACCGTCTGCCTGAGGAAGCAAGCTATACAATCCGGTTTCAACCTCAAGGGGCTCCCTCACCCCCAGTTCCCGAGATATTTAAATTTCTCTCGATGAACATGGACCGCCGGACCGCCCCAGGGTACTGATGAAACTCCCAAATACTCACCAGAAATTTCTCATTAAAGTAAATTAAAAATCCAAAAGTAGTGAAATTGCTAGCAAAACTATCGGTAACCTGGAATTAGGGAAAACTACACCACACCCCCTGTGTGAAATTTCCAAAAAATTCAGAATAAAATAATAATTTTTTTCAAATAGTTGTATTTATTTTTGTCATCTTTCCTAAACACGTTCATTAAATTTTTATTCCTAAGTGAGCTTATGATAAGATAATTATTTAATAGTACCGTATCTCTAATTAAAAAATTTACTATAAACTTAATAAAGAATAATGTCCACCGCCCCAGACCTTTATGGGAGAGGAGATCCTACCTAGGGAAGTCTTCGCCAGAAGAGCGAGCGGTCTGGTCAGGGAGGCCAGCTTTTTAGATGCATTTGGGTTTGGATTCCTCAACCAAGGGCCCGCTATAGCTATATGGATGCTCCTAAGCTGGGGGGTCTTCCTGTTCCCATCCGGCGACATTCTCGGTTCTGTGCTCCTCAGCGTCCTCTTCACCCTGCCCGGTGTGGCGCTGGTCTGGGGTATTCTAGGAGCTTCCATGCCAAGAAGCGGTGGCAGTTACATATACAATACTAGAATAATACACCCGGCAGTTGGAATGGCTGTCAGCATTGGTGACTACTTCATCTGGTGGCTCTGGATCGTCATCCTAGCCCCTTGGGTCGCTGATCCGGGCTTGACCACTCTATTCGGCATGCTGGACATGACAGAGGCCGCTGAGTTCGTAAGGTCACCCGAGGGTATGTTCATAATAGCTACCACGGTAAACGTGTTAGGATACCTCTTCACGTTCTACGGGCTCAGGTGGTACCTAATACATCAGAAGACCGTGCTAACGCTCTCGCTCATATCCCTAGGCGTGGTGGCGTTGATCCTGGCGGTGCACACCCAAGAGGAGTTCGTGACGGCTTGGAATACCATGGCAGCTCGATACGGATCCCTAGATTATCAGGGGATGATAGAAGCAGCTAGAAGCGCTGCCCCCGAGGTCTTCAATCCAGTTATGCCTCTGCTCTTCGGAACCCTGGGTCTGATGGTTGTGAACTCGTGGTGGGCTCACTACGGCTGGGCAGTCAATATGATAGCAGGGGAGGTGAAGAGACCCCAGAGGAACATAATGGCGGCTCAGTATGGAGCAATAATAATTCCGGCGATACTAGCCACCTTATTCTCCGTGATATACACCAGGATATTGGATCCCGATTTCATGAAGGCTCTAGCCGTAGCTGATAACGCTGGGCTTGATGGCTACAACATGCCCTTTCCAGCTAATTACGTGGGGATCACCAGAATCTTCATAGATACCAGCAGTACCTTCGGTGCTCTGATAGCCGCCTTCGCGGCCCTCAGCCTGATCCTATGCGATTACATCTGGATTCCCATGTCATACGTGGCTGGGAGCAGGATAGTCGTGGCCTGGGGTATGGACAGGATGGGACCGAAGTGGTTCTCCGAGGTGCACCCGAAGTGGGCCTCGCCCGTCAAGAACCTCACCTTCATGTTCCTCACGAGCGAGATAGGGATAGCCCTCTACTCCCTCTTCCCGGAGTGGTTCGCCGGTTTAGCAGTCACTGCGACGGAATGCGTCTCGATATGGGGGGTGACAGCGATAGCAGCTGCGATATTCCCGTTCAGGAAGAGCGTTAGGTCGATATGGGAGACCTCACCCTACAAGAACTGGAGGCTGGGCCCCATACCGCTGGTCACGGTAGGTGGGGTGATAGACCTGGTATACATAGGTATATTGCTTTACTTCTTCTACACGAACCCGGGGCTTGAGGGGGTTACTGAGCTGGCGATAGCTTGGTTCACCGGCCTCTGGGTATTCGGGGTTCTCTGGTACTACTACTGGAGGAGGAAGTGGAAGAGGGAAGGCATAGATATAGACCTGGCTTGGAAGGTGCTACCTCCTGAGTGAACCTCGAAGCTCCCTTCTTTTTAGAAAAGGGTTCTGAGCTAAGTATGGATACGTATCCATACTTGGCCCTCGTTCCCCTCGGGGTTCATCGGGTCACCAAGCTTTGCCCCTTCCGGTGGGCCCATGACTCCCCACATCCTAAGGCTCCCAGTTCCCGCCCCTGCCTGTCAGCACCTGCGACAGCTGAACGCTCCTCTTGGGTCATGGTATACCCGCATCCGGAGCTTCGCGCTTAGATATCGATACCTACTAAAATGAACATATCTATTTCGAAACTGTTGAAGAGAAAGGAGCAGATCATACCCTTTTGACTATCAATACGTTATCCTTCCTGCCCACCACCTCCACGGAATCCCCTCTCCTTATCTCCTCCTCCGAGGTCGCTTTCCAGAGCTCACCCGATACCCTCACGTAACCGGTTCCCCCGGGAGGGATGTCGTCCACGGCGACTCCCCTGCCGGTGGGGATCCAACTGATGGGTCCCCTCCTCAGTATGGAAGCTATTGCCTTGACGAAAACGAGCGATATTATCAGGCCGACACCACCGACCGAGATAACCAACCTGAGCAGGGTATCGATCATCCAACTCGAGGGGACTAGGGTCGGTCTCCAGGGGCTCCCTACCATGAGGAGTATAGCCAGTATGAGCAAACCCGTCGATGAGAGGGCCCCCAGTCCATGGAGCCCCTTCTTGATCTCGGCTATGAAGAGGGAAGCAGCTATAGCCAGCAGTATCAAGCTCACTAGGTCCACGCTCACGCCCATCCCTATCACGGCCAGCAGTATGAGCACTATACCAGCTAGCTCAGCCCCCCATCCCGGTGATGAGATGCCCACTATGAGCATCATGAACCCTATACTGAAGAGTATGCTTGAGAGGAGCGGATCAGATAGGTACTTCATTATCTCAATCCTGGGGTTCGTCTGAAGGTACTCTACCGAAGCCGGGTAAACCTCGAGCTTGAGGGTGAGGTCCCCCCTCCTGACCACCTTACCGTTAGCTCTCCGGAGC
This is a stretch of genomic DNA from Candidatus Korarchaeum sp.. It encodes these proteins:
- a CDS encoding 4Fe-4S dicluster domain-containing protein, producing the protein MLYLKIVKEDLPKLFGALRRFGEIHGPVRMGRFYAFREVSSVDEMSLDYTRTMIPPKKYFTRPRERILRVSRERGYELVGEGPRRLVLFGLHACDINAIKITDSIYIDEYPDPYYSERRRNALLVGVSCLPDEECFCRSMGTDYAHDGFDLFLHEVGDSYLIRVATGRGEEALEGADFLRKPEREDFVRLAEFERRRARMFKKELLASHLPDVVDSLHDSESWKEFVNRCLACGSCNLVCPTCRCYEVSESLNVSLKEGFRERRWDSCFLRSHALVAGGLNFRPTRLDRFVHRYNCKSGINRATGLPYCVGCGRCTVFCPADIDHVEVINAIWGVVR
- a CDS encoding ARMT1-like domain-containing protein; translated protein: MRLKPDCIACFLRQTVNALRMVSLEDRVIEEAQREVMRYLISADWDVSPPEIDYRVQAIIRKYAGRDPYAEVKRRSNDEALKLYKECKEIIRRSEDPLKTAIKVSIAGNVMDFGPYTSYDLRGTLSKLINSELRVDHYEPFRRKLRSSSSVLYFSDNAGEIVFDKLLVETMLSVRNLRVTFVVKGGPMINDATPEDFNYVSFSELTNVELRTVSNGEPGTGPDRGSDEVLKWIEEHDLVISKGQGNYEVLGELKGIFHLLMVKCPVVARDLGLNEGDAVLIHR
- a CDS encoding APC family permease → MGEEILPREVFARRASGLVREASFLDAFGFGFLNQGPAIAIWMLLSWGVFLFPSGDILGSVLLSVLFTLPGVALVWGILGASMPRSGGSYIYNTRIIHPAVGMAVSIGDYFIWWLWIVILAPWVADPGLTTLFGMLDMTEAAEFVRSPEGMFIIATTVNVLGYLFTFYGLRWYLIHQKTVLTLSLISLGVVALILAVHTQEEFVTAWNTMAARYGSLDYQGMIEAARSAAPEVFNPVMPLLFGTLGLMVVNSWWAHYGWAVNMIAGEVKRPQRNIMAAQYGAIIIPAILATLFSVIYTRILDPDFMKALAVADNAGLDGYNMPFPANYVGITRIFIDTSSTFGALIAAFAALSLILCDYIWIPMSYVAGSRIVVAWGMDRMGPKWFSEVHPKWASPVKNLTFMFLTSEIGIALYSLFPEWFAGLAVTATECVSIWGVTAIAAAIFPFRKSVRSIWETSPYKNWRLGPIPLVTVGGVIDLVYIGILLYFFYTNPGLEGVTELAIAWFTGLWVFGVLWYYYWRRKWKREGIDIDLAWKVLPPE
- a CDS encoding nodulation protein NfeD codes for the protein MRVARLLIPLLFFALMIPALTADAGNRVLVTNLTGYISPATVEQIKLAVATAESGYSALVLQINTFGGQADATFSIVEVLLSSKVPVIGYVYPQGGQALSAGTYILLATDYAVMSPYSTIGSAQPVVGYTPLNESKYLNAYSAKMRSYAAMHGRNETAAELLVRSNVNLMAEEALKVGLVESVEPSLDSLLRRANGKVVRRGDLTLKLEVYPASVEYLQTNPRIEIMKYLSDPLLSSILFSIGFMMLIVGISSPGWGAELAGIVLILLAVIGMGVSVDLVSLILLAIAASLFIAEIKKGLHGLGALSSTGLLILAILLMVGSPWRPTLVPSSWMIDTLLRLVISVGGVGLIISLVFVKAIASILRRGPISWIPTGRGVAVDDIPPGGTGYVRVSGELWKATSEEEIRRGDSVEVVGRKDNVLIVKRV